Genomic segment of Salvelinus alpinus chromosome 23, SLU_Salpinus.1, whole genome shotgun sequence:
aagccagtgactcaacccctgtaataggattagaggcagagaatcccagtggagagaggggaaccggccaggcagagacagcaagggcggttcgttgctccagagcctttccgttcaccttcacactcctgggccagactacactcaatcatatgacctaatgaagagatgagtcttcagtaaagacttaaaggttaagaccgagtctgcatctctcacatgggtaggcagaccattccataaaaattgagctctataggagaaagccctgcctccagctgtttgcttagaaattctagggacaattaggaggcctgcgtcttgtgaccgtagcgtacgtgtaagtatgtacggcaggatcaaatcggaaagataggtaggagcaagcccatgtaatgctttgtaggttagcagtaaaaccttgaaatcagcccttgccttaacaggaagccagtatagggaggctagcactggagtaatatgatcaaactttttggttctagtcaggattctagcagccgtatttagcactaactgaagtttatttagtgctttatccgggtagccaaaaagtagagcattgcagtagtctaaactagaagtaacaaaagcattgaTCAATTTTTGTATAGAAAGTtactgatttttgcaatgttacgtagatggaaaaaagctgtccttgaaacagtcttgatatgttcgtcaaaagagagatcagggtccagagtaacgccgaggtccttcacagttttatttgagacgactgtacaacacctccgcctttgcgggatgcactggggatatggtcactagtgtaaccaggaggtgaggcctcatttaacacagtaaattcatcaggcttaagccatgtttcagtcaggccaatcacatcaagattatgatcagtgattagttcattgactataactgcctttgaagtgagggatctaacattaagtagctctattttgagatgtgcggtatcacgatctctttcaataatggcaggaatggaggaggtctttatgagattgtgagattgctaaggcgaacaccgccatgtttagttttgcccaacctaggtcgaggcacagacacggtctcaatgttTATAATCAGTAATGTTTTTAATCAGGTTAACACTCGTAAGGCCGCGAGGACGGTATTCCAGGGCGTgttctcagagcatgtgcagaacagctggcaggcatattcatTTTCaaccttgtcccagtctgtaatccccacatcTCTCAAGCTGACctccatcattcctgttcccaagaactctaaggctaCCTGCAACAATGATTAGCAAcctatagcactcacatctgtaggctggttatggcacacatcaactctaTCATTCCAGATGCCCTAGagtcccactccaatttgcataccgtcccaacagatccatagacgatgCAATTTCACTCCATATTGCGCTCacccacctacagtaccagtcaaaagtttggacaaacctattcattcaagggtttttctttattttaactattttctacattgtagaataatagtgaagatatcaaaactatgaaataacacatatggaatcatgtagtaaccaaaaacgtgttaaacatttcaaaatagattcttcaaagtagccaccttcgCCTtaaagacagctttgcacaattggcattctctcaaccagcatcacctggaatgcttttccaacagtcttgaaggagttcccacatatgctgagcacttgttggctgcttttccttcactctgcagtccaactcatcctaaaccatctcaattgggttgaggtcgggtgattgtgtaggccaggtcatctgatgcagcactccatcacaatccttcttggtcaaatagcccttacacagcctggaggtgtgttgggtcattgtcctgttgaaaaacaattgatagtcccactaagcgcaaaccatatggaatggcgtatcgctgcagaatactgtggtagccatgctggttaaatgtgccttgaattctaaataaatcactgatagtgtcaccagcaaagtacccccacaccatcacaccacctcctccatgcgtcaccgtgggaaccacacatgcggagatcatctcataaagacacagcggttggaaccaaaaatctcaaatttggactcattagatcaaaggacagatttccaccgggcTAATGTATATTGCTCGTGTGTTTTGgaccaatcaagtctcttcttcttatttgtgtcctttagtagtggtttatttgcagcaattcaaccataaaggcttgattcacccagtctcctctgaacagttgatgttgagatgtctgttacttgatctctgtgaagcatttatttgggctgcaatctgaggtgcagttaactctaatgactttatcctctgcagcagaggtaactctgggtcttctttccctgtggcggtcctcatgagagccagtttcatcatagcacttgatggtttttgcgactgcacttgaagaaactttcaaagttcttgaaattttcgaattgactgaccttcatgtcttcaagtaatgacggactgtcatttctctttgcttattctcTTCACTtattggctcccgagtggtgcagcggtctaaggcaatgcatcgcagtgctagaggcatcactacaaaccctggtttgataccgggctgtatcacaactggccgtgatcggcagtaccataaggcggcgcacaaatGGCGGCGCACAACATAAGGcattgcattgcagtgctagaggcatcactacagaccctggtttgataccgggctgtatcacaactggccgtgattgggagtcccatagggtggcgcacaaatgggggcacacaattggcccagcatcgtcagggttagggaagggtttgggcAGGGtacgctgtcattgtaaataagattttgttcttaactgacttgcctagttaaatatggacttggtcttttaccaaatggggctatcttctgtataccacccctaccttgtcacaacacaactgattgtttcaaacgtattaagaaggaaataaattccacaaattaacttttaacaagacaaacctgttaattgaaatgcattccaggtgactacctcatgaagttggttgagggaatgccaagagtgtgcaaagctgtcatcaaggcaaagggtggctactttgaagaatctcaaatttaaaatatatgttgatttgtctaacacttttttggttactacattcttccatacgtgttatttcatagttttgacgtcttcactattattctacaatgtaaaaaatagaacAAATaacgaaaaacccttgaatgagtaggtgttctaaaacttttgactggtactgtaggtaaaaagagtacctatgtgagaatgctgttcattgactacagctcagcgttcaacaccataggccACTCCAAGCTTagaaccctgggactgaacacctccctttgcaactggatcctggacttcctgatgggccgaccccaggtggtgagggtagacaaCATGCTTTgtatggcaaatgcaccgccctcaatcgcatggcgctacagagggtagtgcggacagccaagtacatcactggggctgagctccctgccatccaggacctctatatcaggtgaCAGGTGCATCTTTTAAATGCAAACATTAGCTAGCCAAAACAGACAAGCCAACCCACCATCTGTCCTGCAACTAAGTGGGTAAAAACAACCAGACATATCCAATCAACAACTCAATGACTCATCAAAAACACGTAAAAACCTCTAATATATGTACAACATTAACAGATCTCCACTACCGTTGCAGATCATGGCCCACAGATCGGGTTATAGACACTTACTGTATGAAAATAGACTTGGGTGTATTTAGAGGTCTTATGAGTTGATGTTTGTGCAGACTGAATGACATGTAGGAGCTGGATTAGGTGATCCACGAACACAATGAACTactagattatatatatatacacatttgagCCATCCATTCAAATCTAGATCCCCTCAGAAGTGGGTCAGCCAGAAACACAGCAGGTATCCCTTACTCTAAAATAACTATGGGCGGAGGATAGATTAAACTAGAGAAAGCAATGCCAATAAAACTAGGTTAAATATCAACTGTCCATACTGTGATATCTAGTCATTCACAACAGAGCATCAGGTTCcataaatacatacattttattaataatatttaaaaaactaatgGTCAAAAATATAAGTTTCCAATatgtgtaacggttttcttctgtGGAAGGAGagtaccaaagcgcagcgtgattagtgttcatcatgtttaataaaagacaaaaaacaacaaacatgaaaaccgaaacagttctatctggtgcagacacacaaagactgaagacaaacacccacaaaacccaacacaaaacaggctacataaatatggttcccaatcagggacaacgattgacagctgcctctgattgagaaccatatctggccaaacacagaaatagaaaaacatagaaatacaaacatagactgcccaccccaactcacgccctgaccatactaaataaagacaaaacaaaggaaataaaggtcagaacgtgacaatatggCCTATCATATCTtagaaataaatacaaataatgttGTGATATTAAAAACAATGTTTGACACAAATCTACTCATGATTAAATCATTCTAGTAGCTGCCACAAAGCAGATGTTTTCATATTTACAAATAAACACAAAAAGATAGACATGCATACAAAACTTGAGTGCATCTCATGTCTTGTTTGAATAAACAAAACAAGTTGTCATTGAACAGAAATATTACAACATAAAACGCTCCATATCGAAGCAGCCAATAACTCCAATATTACGAAGCAATTCATTAAAAAATCCTCAAAATAAATGTCTCCAGCATAGCAGTGCACATATGGAGTTATCCTTACTCCCCGTCATCTCACCCCTTTGTAATCCTAGTTTACAGACAGGGTGTGGAACCCTAAACCTTCCCCTCAGTCTCTGGATTTGCGGATATCATTGGAGACCAGAGAGCTTCTCGTTGTTATGGGAACAGTTAGTCACATGAACAGGACTCTATGACCATGACGTCCTTGCTTAAAGTGTCCGTCCTCACAGCCGAAGAGAACGGCCACAGTCTGGGTCTGCTGAGGGGTGCAGCAGCGCCCGTCCAGGCAAGAACCACAGTACCTGGAGTGGAACTTCTTCACGCTACTGCAGCCTGCATAGGTCAGCGTCACTGGACGGCTGGCCTTCGCAATGCGACTACACTTCTTACCCTTCTGTTGGTGAGAGGAGAACAAGAACATGAAACAAAATATTGATGTACTGGACATGCATGCGTTTCATCACTGTGATATCAGCATTGCTCCTGCCGGTTCGATTCCCACATATACTCAATATATCTTTAGAAGTaattttggataaaagcatctgaaaAATTACCGTATAATGTATAGACGCATACCTTCAGAAATGAGTAGGATGACTGGGAGCATGGGCGGACCTCACAGAGACGAGTCACCTTCACCAGCTTGCACTGGCTGTTGTTGGTGACCCTGGAGGAAACTCCTGTACCACAGGACTTAGAGCAGGGGGACCAGGCTTACTCCTGAAAGCTGTGGGGAAAAGATGGTGAGACGATTAGTCAATGTGCATTGGATGGGTCTCACAAAACTTGGACATGAGTTCAAATCTACATACACTGTACATACAGATGGGGATAATAAATAGCTTTTCCATTTAAACTCCCTGTCTGGATGTATACCGAGGCTTTACATCAATTGGAGCTCAATAATTTCACAAACTGAACCATTGGAATAAACAGAGTTCCATTGACTCACCAGCTAAAGACTTGAGTCCTCCTCTGATGTGAAGTCATCATCAGAATGTTTATCCTTGCGGCCATCTTTGCTGACCTTGTCCACTGAggctttcctcttctcctcagggCAGACCAGCTCCTCACAGCAGCGACCGGGCACTTTGACCAGCTTGGATATGGCACAGCCCAGTTTGGACAGGGAGAGCTGCTGGGGGCACAGGGACACACACCCTAAGGCACCATCCATGCATGTACACTGGTGTTTGCAGTTGGCAGTGAAGCCCTCTCCATTCTGGTAGATCTTGCTGTTGTACTCACAGGGTCTTCCATCTGATTTGGCTGTTTGGAGAAGCAGACAGGGAGACTGTTACAATGTGAGTCAAGTGTAATATTCTAATTATATAGAATGAGCTGTAAATAAACCAAAAGCATAATTCCTCATTTGTAATAAACAAGTTCATAACTGTACATTCCTACAGCCAAACCCATTGGAGTCTGTACTCATTTGTAGAAGTTACAGTGACCACAGCAGGGTATCAGTATTTCCAATACACTTGTatcatttttttaatttaaccaggcaagtcagttaacaaattcttatttacaatgaaggcctaccatggaagtgggttaactgccttgttgagaacgacagatttttactttgtcaccTCTggaattcgatctagcaacctttcggttactggcccaacactctaaccactaggctacctgccgccccaatcatACCTCGACAGATGCCTTTAGCTGTGCCATAACCAGCCCCAAAGTTGCACTCCAGTCCCTTGAGGTGGTCGCATGGCTCAGTCTTGCTGCAGTCCTCATTGAGCTGCCTCGAGCAAGTCTTGCAGCATCCACACCCATCTGGCACGAGGCTGATTCCTGGAGCGCACCTGGCTAACTCAAGAGGACACGAACATTCGGAGGGACAAGATGCAGATACctaaaataacaaaaacatgttttaagataAATAAATGTTCACTTAATTTGTTATTTCTTCTACAAATATTCACTTCGTTTATGTTATTTATTCTACAAATATTGTACTGTGAGATGGAGTGAGGACTATCTGAATTAATCACCGTCACCCACCCTCGGCTTTGACAATCAAGGATTTTATTGTAGGCTATGATTAattaatatatattttcttaCCGAAGTAAAACTCCCATAAAGGAAAACAACAAAGGAAAGCATCAACATATTCATATCTATTGAAATAGTCTTCTTATCTTCCTTAGTAAAGAAAAAGGCTCCTTTAGATTGATTATTCCAGACACGGAGCACGCAATGTAGGCTTAACTACAGCGTGAATTACAAGGTATATATAGTCTGCTGTTTCGCTGGTGTAGCCTCTCATTTTTTATATCTGAAAGAGATCTGACTATGCGGTGAATTGTTCCAAAACTATGCGAGGAATGTCTCCCAATGTTCCATTCAAGCCAAGTACCACCCTGTCTACATTCATTTTTACAGggattattttattttcaattcCTTTCTTTTTTAGGCTATTTAATGTTGGAAACTGAAGTCAAACACGTATTTAAAGTATTTATTTTAAGATATTTTTATATGTTGGCTGTTATGTTCTGTCCTAGAGTGCAGCTCAGAAAATCTGGACAAagaagtgagaagaataagagcaccacattgaaactaagctaacttttttggtgaatttaagcaaaattccccaaattcctgggcttaacttcccatggaaaacccggaaagtttccaaccctttgcaaccctagtgctGAGCCATCACATTTAGCCCAGTCCATCCCAGGGCTGGGCAAAATAATCACATAGTGTCATCTCTATCATCATGAAAAAGGTAacataaaattattatttttaaacttttatttaactaggcaaatcagttaagaacaaattcttatttacaatgacagcctaccagggaacagtgggttaactgccttgttcggggtCAGAGCAacagctttttaccttgtcagctctggaatttgatccagaaacctttcagattactggcacaacgcttcttctttgcattaggaggaacccagggccaaccgcaccagcatgtggtctcacaaggggtctgaggatctcatctcggtacctaatggcagtcaggctacctctggcgagcccatgtagggctgtgcggccccccaaagaaatgccaccccacaccatgactgacccaccgccaaaccggtcatgctagaggatgttgcaggcagcagaacattctccacggcgtctccagactgtcacgtctgtcacatgtgctcagtgtgaacctgctttcatctgtgaagagcacagggcgccagtggcaaatttgccaatcttggtgttctctggcaaatttGCCAAacttcctgcacggtgttgggatgtaagcacaacccccacctgtggacgtcgggccctcatggagtctgtttctgaccgtttgagcagacacatgcacatttgtggcctgctggaggtcattttgcagggctctggcagtgctcctccttgcacaaaggcggaggtagcggtcctgctgctgggttgttgccctcctacggcctcctccacgtctcctgatgtactggcctgtctcctggtagcacctccatgctctggacactacgctgacagacacagcaaaccttcttgccacagctcgcattgatgtgccatcctggatgagctgcactacctgagccacttgtgtgggttgtagactccgtctcatgctaccactagagtgaaagcaccgccagcattcaaaagtgaccaaaacatcagccaggaagcataggaactgagaagtggtctgtggtcaccacctgcagaaccactcctttattgggggtgtcttgctaattgcctataatttccatctgttgtctattccatttgcacaacagcatgtgaaatgtattgtcaatcagtgttgcttcctaagtggacagtttgatttcacagaagtgtgattgacttggagttacattgtgttgtttaagtgttccctttatttttttgagcagtgtatattggaaGGATTttatcatttgcaattatgtctacttatgataaggtcaAATGTTTCTGTCTCCGTATGATATGGTAAatgtatccaatgtaaaaaacatctacatttaaatggtattaatattaattcccATATGCTCCCATTaattcctgttaattcccatggaaagtttccacctctaaatattccccaaaatgcgCAACCTTACTCAGCACGAATATATTATAGCCTAAATATTAAAAGATGAGCTACATATTTATATCGATAAATTAATGGAAGAAATGTGTCTCCCTCGGATGCAGGCCAGCCCAAGTGTTTAGAATAACCCTTAATCTATTGTCAGTGTTTCTattgaaagtattttttttttcctGTGTTAGTTTCTTCAACTCCATATTTTGTCATACTTGAAATGCCTGTCAGTCACCCATCTGGATGTGGGTGGATTAGTGTTTGTCTAACCCAAATATCTTTAAAAAGACAAGTAGAGAGAGTTTGGAATGTTTGACCCCTTCCTGTTCAGCCAGAATAAGTGAGTTAGGATTGAGAGAAGACAAAAGAGATTCCAGAATGTGCTTGAGGAATGCCTGAAGGAACATCCATTCAAGATGAAACAGGAGGGTGCTTTTGGAAAATATAATTTTATAACCACATCAAAGAACAACAAttatgaaataacaaaaataatttcCACACTTCATCCCTGTTCTTTACTTCAGGATGACTTGGGTGAATAGGAAACCTAGCCAACCAGATTGGCATATCTTTTCATTTAGTCCTTGTCTAACTTGAGTGCACATAGCTCAGACAGTTGCGTTAAATCCAGGCAAATTTACACAGCTTAACAGCAGACCTCATATTTGAGGAGCATGCGTCACAATGCTCTGTACTGGAAAATTGCTGACTtagttttatttcattttttttcttttccTACATAGCCCCAAGGCCCACACATTGTTGAGCAATTTTACTAAAAGTACATATACTCTGGGTTCTAAACTGTGGATTCAACAGGTGGTCAGTTATGAACTAGGGTTGGACTGGTATGATAGAAGAACATTATTACAttacactggaattgtgatacagtgaaatcatctgtaaacaattgttgaaaaaatgacttgtatcatgcacaaagtagatgtcctaaccgacttgccaaaactatagtctgttaacaagaaatgtgtagagtggttgaaaaacgagttttaatggctccaacctaagtgtatgtgaacttccaacttcaactgtgtatatatacagtaccagtcaaaagtttggacgcatctactcattcaagggtttttctttatttgtactattttctacattgtagaataattccaagagtgtgcaaagctgtcatcaaagcaagggtggctactttgaagaatctcaaatataaaatatattttgatttgttaaacacttttttggttactacatgattccatatatgttatagtaaaaataaagaaaaaccctgtaaggagtaggtgtgtccaaacttttgactggtactgtatatttgttttcactttcacttacttagcttgCAAATGCAGCTAACTAGTTTAGCTTGCTCAAACAGAGAGCGATGCTATGTtacctagctggctatggctatccaacattggaactcttccaagtcaacgtaagcttttggttttattaatttattggcACCGGGGCCCGCCAGGGTAGCTGCTAAACTGCTTGccaactgtacactgtactgcatgattgtagcaggtttactaacgtgCTAGTTCTAATAGCTATGCTGACTTGATGTGAGCTAAtgtggtgacaacgatgtaggctgtgtgtagcggttatgatatgaaggtttggcttggaaaggttttctGCCAGGTCACAGTCAGCTGacgtgttgtgcactgaagtccacaagcgaagggaaaaggtgagaggagggcgcattgatgtgagaaggaattatcCAATAATCAAAGGGattatgctgtttgtatgtggctgctatgaaagtgagctGTGTTtacatgtgatcaggggtgtattcattcctccgattttgttgaaaaacatttattaaacggaagcaaacggagcgaaacggggataaacatacctgaatttgtccaatagaaactcttgtttgcaactgtggACTAATGACACCCTAGATCAACTAGATCCAAGGCAGATTGTGCAAGGtgttattgaatgtgtcaatgtctgtcaccttgattacttaaatctctctcaacctgtgcacctacgttgtaaactttcattcataggctaggttgtagcaacctcattatGGGTATAGGGAACATGTGAGTATCATGAAGTAgcttaaacctatcgatgttacattaagttgggtgaatggaaaatgaatgacagtcatccaatatgctgtaatagaaataagggcATGCgcatcaaaaaataaataatcctcCCTCATGCCACTGGACCGTAGGTAGTGAGAAGGTGGCTTGAAAATACTGAACATTTTTATGGGTCTGACTGACACCTTTTATAAGGTACACAGGAATGTCTGTAGTGGCTTTGCGTCCGTTTTCATGATGTGATTGCAAATCTAGTTTTATTACATCATTTCTATAAATGAGTTTTCCTCGTTTTGGGTCCCTTTCCTTTCGCTGCATGCAATGGGCACTCAGAACAGGAACATAGTGTTCGTCTGGTCTGACATTCCCGATTGCTGACTCGTCAGTAAACATGGTCTGCCGCTAAACACATGCTGCTAATCACAATACAGTCTGGTCTCTAGGCTGTTTCCTAACACAGAGAAGAGAGCTAGTTGTGTTTTGAGGGAGTTTATTTTGTTCACTATTTTATAACCCTTGCCTGGCTTGTTCCTGTGAGGACTGTAAACTGTACTGCTCTCATGTCATGGAGGAACATATTTTCAAACCAAGCCTGTACTGTACTTGtaatattttattaggatccccataagCTAATGCCATAATGCTAGCTAATCTTTCTGGGGTCCAACACCAATTAACAAACAACCACAATCAAGACTTCACAAACATTCAACAATTAGACAATACAGATAATTAAaatacctgacaggaaacacatttaacattcaATTGATGCTTTCTATTTCcagtccagtcatatggtctatcgcaTATGGTCTATCGGCTCCATATAAAGCTGTAGATTTAAGGCGATTTGTCCTTGGCTTGGGGTTGTTTTAGCTGCACTGAATTTGCCTGTCTGGTTTGGTGGTTATGCGTGTTGCAAGAATGTACTAACTGGACTGAAAAATACTTTGGTTTTTTGAAAAATataacattcctaaagaaaatcaaaagACTAGATAGTAATTTGTTTTTGACATGAAGCCATGAGAGATTCTGATGCATTTGGATAATATTCATACAGTTAGAGCAACGAAGAGCTAATCTGGCAGCCCTGTTTTGAGCCATTTGGAGCTTTTTTATATCTTTCTTTGCTGCagatgaccatataactggacagtactctaagtgtgataggaccaagGATTGAATCACCTGATTCAGTGTGCTAAATGTTACATACTCTGAACATTTTCTTGTGACTGCAATTCCCTTACCCATCATAATAACAATATTATCTATATGTTCGGACCATGATAAAGCTGCGTCCAACATGACGCCTATTAGTTTCGTTTTTTTCACTTGCTCTCCATGCGTTCTATTTATAGACAAAATTCAATTGAGGATCATCAACAAGCATATatcttgaaccaaatacaatacatttagttttagaaatgttcAACACCAATTTGTTCATATCAACCCACTCAGACCCCATTCTTAGTTTACTGCTCAGTACATCTGTTAGCTCATTACATTCTGATGCTGCGCTATACATTgtagagtcatcagcatacatgaccACTCTTGCTTTGTTCATTACTGAAGGTAAATCATTAGTAAAGATAGAGAAGTGGGCCTAGGCAACTTCCTTAAGGAACACCACAGTGTATATCTTTACTGTTTGAAAAGCTACCATTTAAAGAACACTTTTTGCCTTCTGGATAGATAGCTTTCCATCCAGGATAGAGCTGCAGACTTAAAACCATAACATTTGAGTTTACCTAGTAACAGTTCATGATCAATTacatcaaaagcagcactgaaaTCTAGCAACACTGCACCAACTAACTTCCTGTCATCCATACTCTTTAACCAATCATCTGTCATTTGTGCTAAGGCCGTACTCGTAGAATGCCCTTCTTTGTATGCATGCTGGAAACCCGTTATCAGACCATTACATGAGAAATAATCCTTGATTTGTACAGATacaattttttccaataattgacTGAACacaggcagcaagcttataggatGACTATTAGGACCAGTGAATGCAAATGTTTTATCCTTAGGTAGTGAAATAACCTTTTGACTCTTTCCAGACTTCTGGGCACACTCCATACATCAAGCACTTGTTAAAAATATGAGCGATTGGGGTAGATATTTGGTTAGCTGTAACTAAGCAATTTGGTGTCTAGATTATCTGTACCAGGTGACTTGTCATCCAAAAGAGACAACAGCAtcctttctac
This window contains:
- the LOC139551240 gene encoding CCN family member 1-like, with the protein product MRARRPQVSASCPSECSCPLELARCAPGISLVPDGCGCCKTCSRQLNEDCSKTEPCDHLKGLECNFGAGYGTAKGICRAKSDGRPCEYNSKIYQNGEGFTANCKHQCTCMDGALGCVSLCPQQLSLSKLGCAISKLVKVPGRCCEELVCPEEKRKASVDKVSKDGRKDKHSDDDFTSEEDSSL